GACATGACTGGGGTGCGGTTGGGAAGTCAAGATGGGCCAAGGAGTTTTGGTGGGGTTTGGAGCAAAATCAGAGCCTCAAAGAGGTAAACTTGTCGAAAACTTGCCTGAAAGATATGGGGAGTCATATATGTAGCGGCTGTACTATTCAAGAACCAGAGTTTGGAGAGCTTGTATTTGGATAGAAACAGATTTGGAGGTATAGGAGTTGAGCATTTACTCTGTCCTTTTAGCCGGTTTTCTCCGCTGGAATATCAAGAAAACATTACTTTCAAGTCTGACATTTAGAGGTGGAAGAACAAAGATTGGAAGGGAGAGACCTGCAGCCATTTTACAATTGCTGACATCCAATGAGACTTTGACTAGGTTGGGGATAAATGATGATGAGAGCTTAAGTTCAGATGATTTTGTCAAAATTTTCAGGAGCTTGGAGAAGAATGCCTCCTTGAGACACTTGTTTTTTCAGGGTGTCCAAGGGGAGTTGCTTCTGCAGACAATCATGAAGACATTGCAGGTAAATCCTTGGATTGAAGATATCGATCTCTCGGGAACACCCCTGCAAACTTTAGGAAAGACTGATGGGCTGTATCAGAGATTGGGTCAGAATGGTAAGGCAGAACCCGAAACAGGTTTTGCTCAAGGACATGCCACTAACAGTACCAAAGAGTTGTAGAGTATTTTTCTGTGGGAAAGAATGTGATTTGCTAAAAAGTTGATTTGCTCAAGTACTTGTTAGCTTCAAAAACAAATTTGGATTTTTATTTGCAGGTAAGACTACATTGTGTAATACAATACTGCAGACTTTCTACTCATCAAAGCTTCCCCTTGTGGACCAAGTAAGATCTCTAGGAAACCCAGTTGAGCAAGCAGTTAGATCGGTTGGAGTGAAGATCAAAACATTCAAAGAAGATGACACGAAGATTTCGATATGAGATCTTGCTGGTCAGCATGAATTATATTCCCTCCATGATCTCATGTTTCCGGGGCATTCTTTCTCTCAGTTTCCAGTCTATTTAGGAAAACAAACAATAGAGAGCCAAAGACTGCAACAGAGCTAGAGAGGACCTCCAGTATTCACTCAGGTTCATAGTGTCAAATTTAAAAAGAGCAGTTCAGCAATGCATGCTACCAAATGTGACAATCGTGCTCACACACTATGACAAAGTCAATCAGCCATCACAGAACTTGCAGGTTGCAATAAACTCGATCCAGACATTGCGAGACAAGTTCCAGGGATTTGTTGACTTCTACCCAACAGTGTTCATGGTTGATGCAAGATCAACATACATGTATTCCTTCTTTGCTCGGACAAGGCTGTCTTTGAGTTTCGACATTGAAGAAGAACTCAACTTGATTCCTCTTAGGATCATATCCTCTGCATACTTGACTGCTTCTGGGACCCTGTTCATATCGCGAAGTCCTAGAACCAAAAAATTCCCAGTTTCCTCCAAGCCAGAATGGTAATTTTCTATCATAAATTTCCAGACTTTTATAGCAAAATAAGGGTCCCCCAAATCCAAGTATATCCTGACTGCAGCAGTACAATTAACCTGGTCCAGAATACACTCATTTTTAATCATCTCAGTGAACAAAGCCCCAGCCTCCTGTAACTTCCTATTCTTAATGAGCATCTTAAACACCATGTTATATGTCTGCGAATTTGGGAATGCCCCATTGTAGACCATCTCATCCAGCATCCTTTTTGCTACACTAATATTGTTTCCATGGCAATGCAAAGAAATCATCAAATTATACATACTGGTATCAGCTTGCAAACCAAGTCCCCCTACCATTGCCTCCCAAAGAGCCTCAGCTCCACCAACATTGCCTTCGTTGACACACTCATCAAGTGCAAGCCTGAAAAACTTAACCCCCGGATAACACCTCTTAGCTTTCAAGGTGTCAAAAAAGTCCAGCGCCACGCAAATCCCATTATTCCCCTTGAGCAGAGTATTCAAATATGAATCGTAGGCGGGCACATTGGTGGGATCCCAACCAATCTGACTCACCATCTCATCCAAAACCTTGGTGGCAGAGGCAACATTGCCTTCGCTCTCCCACCCCTCCAACAGGATGGCATAAGTATCAGCGTCCGGCCTGATCTTATCCTTAGCAATGTAGTAAAAATCAAAGGCATCGGAGGTCTTGCCATCTCTACAGATGGCACTCAAGAGAGAATTGAACGCCACAATATCTCTAGCAACACCATATTGGTCCATAACCTCAAAGGTCATGATAGCCTCAGGGGTTTTATCGGCAACCACATAACTACTAAAAACAGAAGCAAAAGTGGCCAAAGAGAGTAACCTTTCTTTGTTCATGGACTTGATGGCGTCCCACATGGCATCAAAGAAGCAATTCTTACCCAACAGATCAACAACCAAATTCCAAGCATAGGGAGAGTGGTGCTCGTTGAGCTGACGACCAGACCAGCGGAAGAACTTGAGGGCGGGACCCGGGAAAGCGTAGGAGAGCTTGAGGACCTCTTCCACGTCATGTTGGCTCACCCGAATACCGGTGTCGTTTAAGGTCTCTTCCACCGAGAGGCAGTGGATTTCGGCCACAATTGCACACAGCAGCTTGATTTTGGGAGGCAGGGGTTTCCCAGAGTCCAGGTATGACGGAAAGGTCGGCTCCGAATTGGAATGCTGGTGTTTCTTCCCAGATTCGGGTCCGGGTTCGGGTTGATCAGGGTAATCACGGTGTCGCTTGCTCCTGCT
Above is a window of Fragaria vesca subsp. vesca linkage group LG7, FraVesHawaii_1.0, whole genome shotgun sequence DNA encoding:
- the LOC101299231 gene encoding pentatricopeptide repeat-containing protein At1g77360, mitochondrial-like is translated as MSRSKRHRDYPDQPEPGPESGKKHQHSNSEPTFPSYLDSGKPLPPKIKLLCAIVAEIHCLSVEETLNDTGIRVSQHDVEEVLKLSYAFPGPALKFFRWSGRQLNEHHSPYAWNLVVDLLGKNCFFDAMWDAIKSMNKERLLSLATFASVFSSYVVADKTPEAIMTFEVMDQYGVARDIVAFNSLLSAICRDGKTSDAFDFYYIAKDKIRPDADTYAILLEGWESEGNVASATKVLDEMVSQIGWDPTNVPAYDSYLNTLLKGNNGICVALDFFDTLKAKRCYPGVKFFRLALDECVNEGNVGGAEALWEAMVGGLGLQADTSMYNLMISLHCHGNNISVAKRMLDEMVYNGAFPNSQTYNMVFKMLIKNRKLQEAGALFTEMIKNECILDQVNCTAAVRIYLDLGDPYFAIKVWKFMIENYHSGLEETGNFLVLGLRDMNRVPEAVKYAEDMILRGIKLSSSSMSKLKDSLVRAKKEYMYVDLASTMNTVG